DNA from Drosophila gunungcola strain Sukarami chromosome 3L unlocalized genomic scaffold, Dgunungcola_SK_2 000002F, whole genome shotgun sequence:
TGGCCAAACCGCCGTGGCCACTCTGGGTATCCCGTACATCGATGACAATGTGGGCAGCAAGCAGTCGCCCATGTACATGGCCGTCACCATTGGCATGAGGATTCTGGGTCCCGCATCCGGATTCATTTTCGGTAGCTTTTGCACCCGCTGGTATGTGAACTTCTCGAATCCCGGCTTTGATGCCACCGATCCCCGCTGGATTGGCGCCTGGTGGCTGGGACCCGTGGCCATCGGTAGCCTCATGCTGCTGGCCTCCATTGCCATGTTCTCGTTCCCCAAACAGCTGAGGGGCAAGAAGCCGCCGCCGGGTCAGTCGACGACTCCAGCAGCTCCAGTTGAGCCCGAGGAAAAGCCAAAGCTAAAAGGTGAGTTTGGGAAAATACTTAGGAATTTTCAAAGTATTTCACTTCAAGTTTGGACATAAGAAATTGTACTAAATTTTCACCTGGCCTTGAATATCGATAGCTCTTGATGGCAAAtccttattaaaataatattatttggaAATAGCATATAGAAtatgaacaataaaaaataattaaaatcacgTAATATTATTTATCCTTAAATTTTCCCCATTGCAGACTTCCCCAAGACGGTGCGCCGCCAGCTGAGCAACGACATCCTGATGTTCCGCACCGCATCGTGTGTGTTCCACCTGCTGCCCATCGCCGGGCTCTACACGTTTCTGCCCAAGTACCTGGAAACGCAGTTCCGGCTGGCCACCTACGATGCCAACATGATAGCCGCCTTCTGCGGCATCCTGGTCATGGGCATTGGCATCGTCATCTCCGGCCTGTTCATCCTGAAGCGGAAGCCCACTGCCCGGGGCGTGGCCGCGTGGATCGCCTTCACAGCCCTCGTCTACTCAGCGGGCATGATCATCCTGATGTTCATCGGCTGCAGCATGAACGACTTTGCCGGCTACAAGCCAAGCGATGGCAACAGGTGAGTCTACAGAGGGACTTCTAAGGGATAGTGCTATTaggaaattgtgaaaagtaTCTGACTACCAAAAACTGAAAGCCGAAAATGTACTATggatttttctaaaccgatttttttatttaatattgatcttgaaaaaagtttaatttttaaatattaaaatactaatTGGGTCCTATTTTATGACGGTAGGTTGACatccattttaaaaataaataactaaaggTTCCATGATTGGGGATCACGAATGTACACTGTAATattgataattattattaattttaacccCCAGTCCCGCTTTGATCGAGCCCACGTGCACCGCCGCCCTTAACTGTACCTGTGATAAGGAGAACTTTGCGCCCATCTGCGCCGATGGCAAGATGTACATCTCGGCCTGCCACGCCGGATGCAGCAGCTCCTCGCTGCGGCCCAGCGACAATCGCACCCTCTACTCCGATTGTGCTTGCATTCCAGATGGTAAACTAGACTCCAGATACCAGGGTATCGCAGCATTTTAATCCCCCTCCGACTTGCAGCTCCTGAGGCGGTCAACGGTTACTGTGATAATAACTGCAAGAACTTCATCTACTTTATACTGATCTTTGCCATTTGCGTATTTATGCATTCCACCTCCGAGGTGGGCAGCATGCTGCTCGTCATGCGCTGTACACATCCCAAAGGTAATGCCCAAATTAGGAGCCAGCATGTTAAACTaactaatttatatttgtcCAACTCAGATAAGGCAATGGCCATGGGTGTGATTCAGTCGGCCATCGGCTTGTTCGGCAATGTTCCTTGTCCGATTATCTACGGCGCAGTGGTGGACTCCGCCTGCCTCATCTGGAAGTCCGTGTGCGGCAAGCACGGAGCCTGTTCGCTTTACGATGCGGATACCTTCAGGCAATATTTCCTAGGTGAGTCAGTACTGCTAAAAATATAGATGTAAGAAAAAAACCAGTTCGATTGAAGGATTTAATCATAAGTACTGATAAGTGCTGGAAAGAAATGACACTGTTATCTGAATAACAATGGTTACTTTTTATAAATGAATTATTGCAGTACGTAGGAAATCAACATTAATCTTATGTTATGATatgaaaatatacattttggtttaaataaagtaaaaactaATGGTAcaacaaactttaaatatatgaCCGTTGTGTTTCATTTCCCCAAATATTTCAAGTTTTATGACAATATTTTAcgtgttaaatttaaaaaaatataattttaaattttaaaagtattttaaaacacaaaagaaCACGAATTTACCATATATTGAGACGGGGTTTCTTACCATCTTATCTCATTAACTGACTAAACTGAATAAtgcatttgtaattttatttactccCCCCAGGAATCACGGCTGGCATTATGTTCCTAGCATTCCTGATGGACCTGGTGGTGTGGCGCAAGGCGCACCGCATCGACATTGCGCCGGAGGACCCGCCGGAGGGTGGGCCCACGCCCAACGGGAGGTCCTTGGAGACGTCCGAGTCCAAGCAGCCCATAACGCCAGCGCCGGACACGACGGTCTAGGGGGAGCGGGATGGAGACGAGCCTTGCACCTGATGCAAGATTTCCAATAAACGTTTACCTTAATTGTTAATTAGTTATCATTTTGTCTAGTTTGTTAGCCTAGTGCAAGAGTTATGTATTTAGTTAAGTGACATTAAAACGCGCTCGTCCAGCCCCACCCCCCGCTCCAAATCCCTGCTCCATATTCTACATAAATCCTATGAATTACGATTTAATTCTGTGTAAATCTCAACGCGAAACGAAGAAATGAAATTCTAGACATTATTCATACTTGAGCGTAATTAAACGACAAATATATTAAGAGAAACTGGTCGAAAATTGTGCAAACGCAACAACATTTATAAATCTATGTGTAACAATGTAACAGCTATATCGCGATTTATGTATATCTGTAATTAATATATTAGACATATACATTgacatgtatgtatgtaattGCAACCTATCTGTGGTAgttaaattttagttaaaattcaaattaattgtcTAAGTTTGTCATACAAAAACAGCGGTAACAAAAATATACGAAAAGAAATTATATGGAAAACTATATACAAGTACTAAAAGATGGTTATCTTTTAATTTGGATTATGAATAAATTGAAGGAAAgtgttttatgattattttaaaatccaaattatgttggtttaaatttgtttatttgtaccCGACATATTTAATGATCTTTAAAAATCTTCATTTACCTGTGGGGTCTAAAATTCTAAACAGAATGGATTTGTCCTACTCTTTTTaaatacacaatttaaaaatttccagCCATTCTGCGATAGAACATCCACCGATTAAGGAAAaggcttttgttttaaagccCCTCAAAAACTGCACTTTTCTaccaaaaatgtgttttttattaacaatttcaataaaaaattcttaaatttacgAAATGCAACATCGCTGCATCTGCCTTTCgcctaacaaaaacaacaaattgtgTTATACAAAACGAAAACTTGAAATGTATGCAAAAACTTCCATGGGCTATTGTCTctgaaataacaaaaacagtgGATGAGTAAGTCGTGCCCAGCGGGCAGATCGCAAGTGGAGATTGTCTGCGTGCGCCCACAGGCGAGTAGAATAAAGTAATGGTATCAAAATCAGCTATCCGGCGACCACAGCTTGAATGTGCGGTCGAACGAGGTGGTGGCTATATACTGCGAGTTGGGCGCAATGTCCACCGATATAACCTTGTTGTCGTGGCCCTGCAGTGTCTTGAGCGGCTGCCACGTCTTGTTGGACCAGATCTTCGTGGTCGAGTCGTAGGAGCAGGTGACCAGAAAGCTGCCGCACTCCTGCTGGTACTTCACGTCCGAAATCAAGTTGGTGTGGGCGGGAATGGTGTAGACGGGCTGGCGTCGCCGCAGGTCCCAGATCTTGCAGGTGTTGTCCTGGGAACCCGTCGCGATGTGGAAGCCATTCGGCGAGAAGTCCACGCCAAACACGGCGCCCAGGTGGCCCTCCAGAAACATGATGCACCGGCCGGTGCGCAGATCCCACACCCGTCCGAAGGCATCCAGTCCGCCGGTGGCCAGGACACTGCCATCCGAATGATAGCTGAGGCAGTGCACCGGCTTGGCGTGCCCCTCCTGATGCAGCACCTCTGTCTTCTGCTCCAGATCCCACAGCCGCCAGCTGGAGTCGTAGCAGGCGGTGGCCAGAAATCGCCCGGACGGATGGAAGGCCACCTTGGAGACGCGATGCGGCATGTGGCCAGTGATGTCGGCGATGGACTCTTCGTTGTTGAATCCCCACAGCTTGACGGCGCCATCGTGTCCGCCCGACGCCATGGCCACCACGTTCTCCTCGTCTGCCTTCACACCCGGCCGCAGAGCCACGCCGCCCACATAGCTGGCATGTCCGCGCAGCGTCTGTTTTAGCTCGCAATCGGGCACGCTCCACAGCTTACAGAGACCCGACCACGAGGCGGTCAGCAGGAGTGTGGAATCCGCGCTAAAGGCGGCACTGCTCACGGGCCGCGTGTCGCCCACCTGGGAGCACAGAGGAGCCAGCGACTGTAGTTTCTTTTGCATCTCCACCATGCGACCGGCTCTCGTGGCACTGGCAACTTCGAGCGCCTCACGGGCGCGCGCCAAGCGATCTTTAGCCCGCGGCAGGGAGTAATCCGCCAGCCAGAGCCGGGCAATGCGCAGAGAGTCGGGTCCCTCGTGATACCAGGTGGCCTGATCCTGCTCCCGCTGTTGCTGCTtgcgctcctcctcctcgtacTGCTTCCTGTTAATGGCGTGCTCGCCCAGACCTGCGAGCAGTTCCTTGAGACGTCTTCGTCGCTCCGCAGGTCCTTCACCAAAGTAGCAAATGGGCTCGTTAAGCTGGCGCAAATTGCTCTTTATCTCCGTGTCGTCGGTTGACACGTTTATCTGGCGCGCCCGCTTCTTGCGCTCGAATTCCTCCAGCAGTGCCACCTTGTCCCGCTCCATTTCCATCTCCAAGTCAAAGTAGTCATCGTCGATTTTGTTGGCCAGTGTGGCggcagtgggtggtggtgctgccgcCTGTTTGGAGCCGCTCGTCTTTTTCGTGGACTCCTCGTAGTCCTCATCTGAATCTATGTCCTCCAGTTGTCCGCCtgtgcttgttgttgttgccccaGACGCTGCCGGCGTTccctttgttgttgttgttgatgccTCAGACGACGCGGCATTTTGCCGCTTGCGCTCCGATTCCTCGAGCGATCCATAGTGGAGCGTACGCTGCCGCTTGATGTACTGTATATCGTCGTCATCGGACATTGTGAGCGCCAACAAACGAGCggtaaagaattaattttaaaacaaaatttcgccgaaaaaacgaaggaaacaacaaaaaaatatcgcTCAATGAAAACGTTTTGTTGCCTAGTGTTGGACAATGCGGAGGGGGTGGGATTGCCCATCGATAATTAGCACAAGATGCGTCGCGAACATCGATAGTTTTAGAACAGCTATGGAcaacatatatattgaaattatttaatttagttatttattttaattgttaaaatacattttattaattttccctGTTacctcaataaaaaaatggttatcagactttttttcaataattaaaattttcataatttttaagcaaaaccaaaataaattaaagtaatgaattagaaattttaaagcaatacTTTGATAGCTCCACTTAATGAACAAAGTTCAAACATTTCTGAGAGTGTTAAtcatgatttaaaaaaaatttaacttggCACTGTTCTGCAAAGCACTTTATTAGAAGCACTTGGTATATCAAAACAATATGCATGACTGCACAGAATTTCAGAGGATTGATTTCATCAATAGCTGTCAAAACATTTGCATATCGTAACAttgatttatcattttttttaatattgggTATGAACGTTACCTccgttttataaaatatgagTTCACAAAGCCTTTATAAAAAAGTGACTACTGGTAACTGTGACTCCGCACCGATATATCGCCAGTTCGCGTTTTGCAGTACTGTTTTGCAGCACTACCCCGTTTAAgtacacgcacacacacacacaaaacttTTCCTAGGTGGTAAAAAACGGAGTGAAAATCGAGGATTTCCACACGCTAGCAGTCACATTACCTGCGAAATAGCTGTCACTGCCCCTGCCGCAGCAATTTTCACGCGCTCCCGGCATTAGGAAATGAGCGCGCCGAGCAACAAAATGTCGGCCACCGATCAGATGCGAGCAATGCTGGACCAGCTTATGGGTACGACGCGGAACGGCGACGAGCGCCAGCTGAAATTCTCGGACACCAGGGTCTGCAAGTCCTTCCTGCTCGACTGCTGTCCACACGACATCCTGGCGTCCACGCGCATGGATCTCGGTGAGTGTCCCAAAGTGCATGACCTGGCTTTCCGCGCAGATTACGAGAGTGCTGCGAAGACGCGCGACTACTACTACGACATCGAGGCCATGGAGCACCTGCAGGCCTTCATCGCGGACTGCGACCGGCGCACGGACTCGGCCAAGCAGCGCCTGAAGGAAACACAGGAGGAGCTGACCGCCGAGGTGGCCGAAAAGGCCAACGCCGTCCACGGCCTGGCCGAGGAGATCGGCAAGAAGCTGGCCAAGGCCGAGGCACTCGGCGAAGCCGGCGAGGTCGAGGACAGCATGGAGCTGATGAAGGAGATCGAGGAGCTGCGCGGCAAGAAGATCAAGGCCGAACACGAGTACCGCACCTCCATGCCCGCCTCCACCTACCAACAGCAGAAGTTGCGCGTCTGCGAGGTCTGCTCAGCCTATCTGGGCATCCACGACAACGACATCCGGCTGGCGGACCACTTTGGTGGTAAGTTGCACCTCGGCTTCCTCACCATTCGCGAGAAGCTGATCGAGCTGGAGAAGACGGCTGCGCCGCGCAAGGCGGAGCTCAAGCGGACGGGTAAGATGACCGACCGAGACGACGAAGGGCGTGGGCGCAATCGCTACTTTGTAGGTGGCCGCGAACTGGACCGCCGTTCCCGCGTACATCGTTCCCGGTCCAGGGAACGCCAGCGGAACCGGGATGCGGAGCGCGAGCGACCCAACAACGGCCGCGGCCTGGACGAGAAGGGTGGCGAGCGTCCCAAAGAGACGTCGGAGGGCGGCGAACGACCCGAAAGGGCTGCAGAACGTGGCGGACGAGGACGAGATGACCGGGACAACCATGGCAGGGATCATCGCGAACGCGAGCGCGATAACAGGCGGGATCGGGAGCGCCATGGACGCACCGACAGAGGACGCTTTGGCGACAgaggcggcggaggaggcggtggccaTCACCGGGATGACAGACGCCGCTCAAGATCCAGGGACCGCTCGCCACGCGAACGCCGCAACTTCAATCACTTCAGAGatggcggcggtggtggtggtggcggcggcgggggCAACGGCCAACGAAGACGCTCCTACTCCCGCGAACGGTACTCCCGCCGCTAGGAATCCCACCCAGCGCACGTACGTAACATTAATCACttcaactacaactacaatgCCACCACAAATTGAACTactgaaaacaacaacagcaactgaaTATTCATAGCCTAATCAATAAAGCGACCTAAGCCACACTTTTGACGCTCTAATGTGCAGAGACTACCTTTGTAAATTTTTGATGATTTCTATTTTGATCTTGCGTTCCAACTTCTGAAGAAACAATAAAGCAAACATGCAAACGTTGCAACCCCCATTTTAAAAGAACCCAGCCTTACCGTAATACCCAAACCCAAAAGAAAAACTGTAAGAGATACGAAATACTCGATATGATACGATTGATATTCGATAGTCCCCGTCCAGTCCAGAGTATTTGGCAAGTAGAGAAACccaaaccgaaaccaaaaatAGTCAACCCAACGAACCCACAGTGTTGCCAATTGTAGTTCAGTTCAGTAACTCGATTAGGACACGATTAGctaaagaaaactaaattattgaGACGCAGGGCAGGcgataaatttaatatttgaaattttgtgTGTTGTATAGCTAGCTACATGTTGGTAACACTGACTGATTCCCGAAACCCAACCAAACCTGAACACATTCGACCAGGTCTCTTCTCAGCTAGCGATCACGTTCTCCCAGTCGAAGTCAACGTGTGTTGTGCATCGCTGTCGTCCCGTTTTGGGGTAAGCCTCCACCATATATAACTCTGACACTCTATCACTGCTCTGATCTGATTTGATTCTatatgatttgatttgatttgtaaCCCCAAAGCGTTCTCTACTTGAAGTTCCACACTTTCGCAGCCGCTTAACGCTCTCGCACAGCTTCGGTACGTATTGAGTATGGCGAGGTGACTATATCCTTTATACCAGACGAATGTTAGTGGTTTTGGCAGACAGACATGCGTATTACATAGATAATCCAGATAATATAGCTTGGGTACGTATCCATTCCGGCCGACGTTTCCTTTCGAATCGTCCTCAGAGAGTGTCGTTTATGTATTCGTTCTTGGGTACGTATTAATGTTAGAAGATCACGACTCTGTGGTACGTATGCATATAACGACTTTGATAATTCCCCGTAAGCAGACCATGCTTTGTAGGGTTATCGGCGATCCAGATCCCAACGTACGTATTCCTCCtcctttctctttctctcttgaaaataaataatcaaaaatacaacccccacaaacaaaataaaaataataatctcGTAGCTGTTTAGAGGCAAACAATATCCGTTTCTAACTAAATCTCTGTTTATCTTGCCAAATGGTGCTTAAGCCACAGAATCGATGCTGCCGCGAGGCTCAGATCAGTACAGAACATGCCTATATGTGAGTATTCGGGCCACTAATCTCTGATTACAATCAAGCAAATACTTAATTGAATCATCGAAGACGGCAGAAACCCTGTTGTTGGTTCGTTTCTTTCGGCAGCCGAGGAATTTATAGAGGGAATTGTGAGAGCAGTGTAAAGAGTTATTTGTGTTTGGCCCTGACAGTGGGTAAGAATCGTTCGAAACCGCCAATTGATTTTCTATCTACCTACATATGTATCTATCTATCAAACAAAACCAATTGTTTTTATCTACTCGTAAGTCAACACACTGTTCTACACACTTTTAAGTTATATACCACACACAACACACTCAAAATAAGatctaaattaaaactaatcttTATGGATCTAAGCGGAATGTAATAAAATTGCACTTGAATTATATTTGAGTaaacttgttatttttaaatacattgaCATGGGTCATTGTGGGGCTATATATTCAGCTATAGTTGATTGCGTTGTCTGTGAGTATTGATAATGCCaagtatatgtttttaaatgttcaacagtAAAATACGACAAACAAGAGGCTGCCAAAATATGGCTCCGATTTCGGAATATTGCGATCAGTATGACGATCATCATACTGATCGTATCTAAAATATGTGTCTCCAGGAAAAACATGACTATTGGCACCTTTTGAAAATGTGAATCATTAAATCAACATACGATGACTCTGGAGCGCTTCTAGGTAGAAAGTCTACAATTCCTGTATAGATCTCGATTTTTCGACGGCGAACTGTCTGTTCCTGGCGTGGATAAGGATCCATGCCACCAAACATACTTCATTTGTCGAAACCATTTAAGCCGGTGTTCGCCCCAAATAAAAACACGGTTGTAAAGTTTGTTTTCTTCCATGAGAAGGCTTCTCGGtgttgtttgtattttttaatattgctgTTTCGTTTGGAAAGGACTTTCATTTAgtgctttacttttttttttcattgatCCGCTATCTTTTTTCTGCTTGATTTTTTGTTCCAAAAGAGAATTTTCTTAACAATTTTGTCTTTtatgtatacatttaaaattaggtTTTCATTCTTCTTCGTTTAACAATTTCAATTGGCccgaaaatatgtttttacaatttttatacgTTTTCAAAATCTCTGGATTTATGTTGTTTCTCCTTGTGTTGGTGTCTATTCGTTTGGTATTGAAATCTGTAATTGTTGCTGTGGTATTGGGAAAACCTTCTCATCCGCTCTCCACCAACATCACTTTGAAGTCTGGTCATCTCGTCTACTCCTAACGCAAAACAGTCACTGCGGGACCCGCCTTGCGGCGAATTGATCCGCATTCAACTCtcttttacaatataatttGATGGTTTttggaaattgaatttgcagaTGATCATCAACATGATTGGAATTTAGAATCTATGTGTTTTTATCTTTACAATTATaggtattaatatttatacaacAAGTAGTTTTAATTTGGGTTGTTTGTTTTGAGTTTTTGGTTGCTTTGCTGAGTCGCAACCTTCTAAAATTTTGCACTATTAGATTGGATTTAAACTTATATAAAATTCATCGTTCTACAGTTTAGAGTATATGTATTGTGTTGTGGTTTCTCTTTAGTATTCGATGGGTAAAAAATTATGCTCTCGACTTTGTTTAGTTTGCTTAAAGACACATCTTAAATAcgtctatatatataatataaagtgTTCCTCATTTTATCaatgttgttttgtttgttatggTTTGTTAAACGTTTAAACACTATGCTTACGAAGCTAACTTAACTATATGATTTGATTTATACTTGGATTTGTATTCCTTATTACATCGTACAAtagttgttgcttttgctg
Protein-coding regions in this window:
- the LOC128257407 gene encoding solute carrier organic anion transporter family member 74D is translated as MTKSNGDVEAATQVQSLGGKPSNGHGQLNGNGYHQNGGGRRDSSQAFTPLLAQHNNGSANNGEVTTTPPPSTVLYESTPSNNNEWKAPEDLGHLKNGLGNLLSSNNNGTGNGHSLSEKYAHEQAPLTGGYKLPPRSSESEESDFDSDLNGSSSAESSSSCGLFGCRPRWARRFASTHVFMVVFLLAYILQGMYMTYFVSVITTIEKLFQIKSKTTGILLSASEMGQICTAMLLTYFAGRGHRPRWIACGMVLFSIAAFSCALPHFIFGEQLMHSSVILQQPQVTTLAGDSSSSLWLPEQVNPNLCILGGNQTLSGSECNEERQLEQASHSKITVIVLCIFFGSLLSSGIGQTAVATLGIPYIDDNVGSKQSPMYMAVTIGMRILGPASGFIFGSFCTRWYVNFSNPGFDATDPRWIGAWWLGPVAIGSLMLLASIAMFSFPKQLRGKKPPPGQSTTPAAPVEPEEKPKLKDFPKTVRRQLSNDILMFRTASCVFHLLPIAGLYTFLPKYLETQFRLATYDANMIAAFCGILVMGIGIVISGLFILKRKPTARGVAAWIAFTALVYSAGMIILMFIGCSMNDFAGYKPSDGNSPALIEPTCTAALNCTCDKENFAPICADGKMYISACHAGCSSSSLRPSDNRTLYSDCACIPDAPEAVNGYCDNNCKNFIYFILIFAICVFMHSTSEVGSMLLVMRCTHPKDKAMAMGVIQSAIGLFGNVPCPIIYGAVVDSACLIWKSVCGKHGACSLYDADTFRQYFLGITAGIMFLAFLMDLVVWRKAHRIDIAPEDPPEGGPTPNGRSLETSESKQPITPAPDTTV
- the LOC128257411 gene encoding U4/U6 small nuclear ribonucleoprotein Prp4; the encoded protein is MSDDDDIQYIKRQRTLHYGSLEESERKRQNAASSEASTTTTKGTPAASGATTTSTGGQLEDIDSDEDYEESTKKTSGSKQAAAPPPTAATLANKIDDDYFDLEMEMERDKVALLEEFERKKRARQINVSTDDTEIKSNLRQLNEPICYFGEGPAERRRRLKELLAGLGEHAINRKQYEEEERKQQQREQDQATWYHEGPDSLRIARLWLADYSLPRAKDRLARAREALEVASATRAGRMVEMQKKLQSLAPLCSQVGDTRPVSSAAFSADSTLLLTASWSGLCKLWSVPDCELKQTLRGHASYVGGVALRPGVKADEENVVAMASGGHDGAVKLWGFNNEESIADITGHMPHRVSKVAFHPSGRFLATACYDSSWRLWDLEQKTEVLHQEGHAKPVHCLSYHSDGSVLATGGLDAFGRVWDLRTGRCIMFLEGHLGAVFGVDFSPNGFHIATGSQDNTCKIWDLRRRQPVYTIPAHTNLISDVKYQQECGSFLVTCSYDSTTKIWSNKTWQPLKTLQGHDNKVISVDIAPNSQYIATTSFDRTFKLWSPDS
- the LOC128257993 gene encoding putative RNA-binding protein Luc7-like 1, yielding MSAPSNKMSATDQMRAMLDQLMGTTRNGDERQLKFSDTRVCKSFLLDCCPHDILASTRMDLGECPKVHDLAFRADYESAAKTRDYYYDIEAMEHLQAFIADCDRRTDSAKQRLKETQEELTAEVAEKANAVHGLAEEIGKKLAKAEALGEAGEVEDSMELMKEIEELRGKKIKAEHEYRTSMPASTYQQQKLRVCEVCSAYLGIHDNDIRLADHFGGKLHLGFLTIREKLIELEKTAAPRKAELKRTGKMTDRDDEGRGRNRYFVGGRELDRRSRVHRSRSRERQRNRDAERERPNNGRGLDEKGGERPKETSEGGERPERAAERGGRGRDDRDNHGRDHRERERDNRRDRERHGRTDRGRFGDRGGGGGGGHHRDDRRRSRSRDRSPRERRNFNHFRDGGGGGGGGGGGNGQRRRSYSRERYSRR